From Camelina sativa cultivar DH55 chromosome 20, Cs, whole genome shotgun sequence, the proteins below share one genomic window:
- the LOC109131252 gene encoding uncharacterized protein LOC109131252: MASLRFPSNYEEELGRRGSLSEVFMKTHTRADGIFVDQKAKQVAETYEKTIEEKLSEMNEDGLHTSDNSPEHSSHRTLNIGQKNEIFLQCTQTNIKGNPFSFGSLVETLNKRKRNESYASPSTVQDLQDQLRRKIAEHEAENARRDEEHRQSQASFQKLLAFMKEKNPELAEFMASASTDHEPATQAMRVGTTQATAAASSPLSNTSSTQ, encoded by the exons ATGGCAAGTCTTCGGTTTCCATCCAATTAC GAGGAAGAGTTGGGACGTCGTGGATCACTTAGCGAAGTGTTTATGAAAACACATACTCGGGCTGATGGAATTTTTGTGGATCAAAAAGCGAAACAAGTTGCTGAGACCTATGAGAAGACCATAGAAGAGAAATTGTCTGAAATGAATGAGGATGGTCTACATACTTCAGATAATTCCCCTGAACATTCAAGTCATCGAACTCTCAACATTGGTCAAAAGAATGAgatctttcttcag tGTACTCAGACAAATATCAAAGGCAACCCTTTTAGCTTTGGATCTCTTGTCGAGAcacttaacaaaagaaaaaggaatgaGAGCTATGCGAGCCCATCAACTGTTCAGGATCTTCAAGATCAACTTCGGCGCAAGATAGCTGAACACGAGGCTGAAAATGCACGACGTGATGAGGAGCATCGACAGTCTCAGGCTAGCTTCCAAAAGCTCCTCGCcttcatgaaagaaaaaaatcctgaGTTGGCCGAGTTTATGGCTTCTGCTTCTACTGACCATGAACCAGCCACACAAGCCATGAGAGTAGGCACCACACAAGCCACGGCAGCTGCCAGTTCTCCTTTGTCTAACACTTCTTCCACCCAATGA